One stretch of Castor canadensis chromosome 14, mCasCan1.hap1v2, whole genome shotgun sequence DNA includes these proteins:
- the Nfilz gene encoding NFIL3 like protein, with protein sequence MDVGVLGLPDVSQGPSKALWGARGRGPAMRRQREFMPEEKKDTIYWEKRRKNNEAAKRSREKRRLNDVAIEGRLATLLEENSLLRAELRALKLRFGLLSPMGGPRTLPLQALLWESPWTGDPHPRDDTLSSLPGSHSCFLRPYSTEAEIPGCRGCLVAHGWTGLAASPRFSQEPESLISKRIDMTLQAALPAAFYGCHFLDGHMRPRPELKPCWGLWSPMPTGCQASGSSDVLLTSSVDPMGLSTGVVCPVPENSPEGLTQPSLPHKLRIKTQASGRVCRGWEDGQGLL encoded by the coding sequence ATGGATGTGGGTGTCTTGGGCCTGCCAGATGTATCTCAGGGTCCCAGCAAGGCCCTGTGGGGTGCTCGGGGCAGGGGCCCAGCCATGCGTCGCCAGAGGGAGTTCATGCCTGAAGAGAAGAAGGACACGATTTATTGGGAGAAGCGAAGGAAGAACAACGAAGCAGCCAAGAGGTCCCGGGAAAAGCGACGTCTCAATGATGTGGCCATTGAAGGCAGATTGGCCACACTGTTGGAGGAGAACTCCTTGCTCAGGGCTGAGCTGCGGGCGCTCAAGCTTCGTTTTGGCCTCCTGTCCCCCATGGGTGGTCCCCGGACTTTGCCCCTGCAGGCCCTACTGTGGGAGTCTCCGTGGACTGGGGACCCCCACCCCAGGGATGATACACTGTCATCTTTGCCTGGTTCCCACAGCTGCTTCTTGAGGCCATATTCCACGGAGGCTGAGATTCCAGGGTGCCGGGGATGCCTGGTGGCTCATGGATGGACAGGCCTGGCTGCTTCCCCTAGGTTTTCCCAGGAGCCTGAGTCCCTGATCTCCAAGAGAATTGATATGACCTTGCAGGCTGCTCTTCCAGCTGCATTCTATGGTTGTCATTTCTTGGATGGGCACATGAGACCCAGACCAGAGCTCAAGCCCTGTTGGGGGCTGTGGTCACCCATGCCCACCGGATGCCAGGCCTCAGGGTCCTCAGATGTGTTGCTGACCTCCTCTGTAGATCCCATGGGGCTTTCTACTGGGGTCGTCTGCCCTGTTCCAGAGAACAGTCCTGAGGGGCTGACTCAGCCCTCCCTGCCCCACAAACTGCGGATCAAAACCCAAGCCTCAGGCAGGGTATGTCGGGGCTGGGAGGATGGCCAGGGACTTCTCTGA